One Chloroflexota bacterium genomic window, GCCTGGAATTCGGCGCGCCCCAGGTGGTCCGATTCAGCGACAATGCGCACCTGCACCCCGCGGTGGGCGGCGCGCAAGAGGGCATCGCGAATGCTCCACAAATCCAGGTCATAGAGGGCGGCATCCACGGTCAGGTGGGCGTTGTCGATGGCGGCGGCCACGGTGTCGTCCAGCCCGCCGCGCAGGCGGGCGGGGGTGACGGGGTGGGTAAAGAACACCTCGATGGGCGCGGCAGAAGCGGCCGGCGTGGGGGAAAGCGGCGCGGCGGCTGGTGTGGGCTGGCAGGCGGTGGCCACCAGTCCCAAGAAGAGCAACAGGGCAAGCAATAGGCGTTTCACGGGGAAGGCACATCCTTATGGGGTGGAATTCATCCCCATTCTACCGCACCCAAACCCAACGGAAGCGTCCAATTCCAAAGGGCAGCCGCCCTGCCCACAGGGGCAGTTCCCCGCTGCGGGGTTGTGGGCTTTCCCCTGCGAGATGCACCCCCTGCCCGGAAACGGGAATGCGCGCCCCTGCTGGTGCGCTGATGGGCCTGCCCGCGGCAACATCGTAGCGCACGTTCTTCGCCCCGCCCGGCGTTGGCCAGCAGGGGTAGGTGATGCCCCCCCAGCCCCAGTCGGGGCGGCACCATGAGAGGTTCCACGCCGCAGCGCGATAACTCACTGCATCGACCAACCGGCCGTCGGGCGTGAACAGGCGCACCGTATCGCGGCCGTCGTTCAGGCGAATGTGGGTTTGGCTGGCGAAAAACACCACCACATGCCCTGGCAGCAGGCCGGTTTCGGGAATTTCGTAAGGTTTGGAGCCGCCTTCGCCGTCGTCGAGTAGCCAGTTGTCCAGGTCCACCGCCCCAGGGCCGAGGTTGACCAGTTCGATGAATTCGTCGCCGTTGTCGGCGTGACCATCGCCGTTCCAGTCATAGTGCGGGCGGGGAAGGAATTCGCTAATGCGCACCTGCCCTTTCGGCGGCCGCGGCGTGGGCGGCGTTGTGGGTGTGGGCGTTGGGGAAGGTGTCGGCGTGGGGAAATTGACCGAGTTGGTCCATTTGGCAGTGCCGCGCAGGGGGTTGCCGTGGGCATCGTGGCCGTGGGTGAGGAAGCCGGTGTTGGTGCCCCAGGCGGCGTCGCTGTCGGGCGCCA contains:
- a CDS encoding lamin tail domain-containing protein, whose amino-acid sequence is APDSDAAWGTNTGFLTHGHDAHGNPLRGTAKWTNSVNFPTPTPSPTPTPTTPPTPRPPKGQVRISEFLPRPHYDWNGDGHADNGDEFIELVNLGPGAVDLDNWLLDDGEGGSKPYEIPETGLLPGHVVVFFASQTHIRLNDGRDTVRLFTPDGRLVDAVSYRAAAWNLSWCRPDWGWGGITYPCWPTPGGAKNVRYDVAAGRPISAPAGARIPVSGQGVHLAGESPQPRSGELPLWAGRLPFGIGRFRWVWVR